CTGCGGCGGAACGCGATTCGCGGCGCTGCGCTACTAGCCACTCGTCCGGCCCGATCGACTTGACGGTCGCGCTCAGCGCTCGCAGCGTTGGACCGACTTCACCCTCGAGGTACTGATCGGCGCCGAGGATCTGATAGTCGATGTACTGACGATGCGGCACCTCGTCGATGACCAAGACGTCTGCCGCTGCCGGGCGGTCACTCGGCGGATACCACGGCGCACGGCAGCAGACCAGAATGATCAGATCTGCGTCACGAATAAGCTCCGAACCGGCTGCGCCGGCATGTAACTCGTGGTTGCGCGGGAAATTGGTGGACACCGCGGCCGGCGGTTCGATCACCGGCACCGACAACAGCTCGGCGAATTCGAGCAACGCGTCGAAACCGTCCGGGTGTCTGCCGGCGGACTCCGTGATGATGACGGGTCGCTGCGCAGCCAGGAGACGGCGAGCTGCGTCGTCGATTTCCGACGCGAGACTGATACGCCGACCGGGAGCCGGCGCCGGCCGTACTGCAGCACGATCCGCATCCCACGGTTCGAGAAGCACCTCGACCGGTACGTTCAAGTAAACCGGTCCCGCTGGACCGCGTCGCGCGATATCCGCTGCACGAACAACAGATCCGTACAGTGTCTCGACACTGCCGACTTGGGTCGACCACTTCGTGAACGGGGCAGCAACGTTCTGCGGACCACCGACAATGGAGAGATTGCGGTACCACTGTTGCCCCGGGTCCACGTCGGTCTCACCGTACGTGATCGATTCGGAGCTGCAGACGACCATTCCGACCTGAGCAAGGAGGGCACCGTGAATTCCACATGCACCTTGCAGGAGCCCCGGCACGGCATGCAGGAGAACCATCTGCGGCCGACGAGTGACGATCCCGTAGCCCGTTGCCATTGCGACAGCAAGTGTTTCGTGCATCAAGTCGATGTAGCGCGGTCCGTCGACGCCGTCGCGCTCCTGGTGCGCAAGCGCTTCCCACATCGGCGCCCATTCAGACCCGGGAGAGGAGAAGATGATGTCGATTCCGATGCTGCGGCACGCTGCGAGGATGGCTTCGCCGCCATCGATCCTGTCGTTCACGACTGCCCCTGCGCTTGCGCCAGTACGGGTCGATCTGTTTCAGACAAGATGGGCCAGTCGAGGCACTCGGCGATACCGCGACCCATGATCCACTCGAGTTCCTGCTCGGTGAAATCGAAATGCTCCGTGAACTGCTCGACCGTATCCGTCCACGTCAACCCGTGACCGAGCAGACGCGTGATATCGGTACCGAAGAAACAACGCTCCGGACCCATCGCATCAACCATCTCCCGCACATACTTCGCGATATTGAGATTCGGGAACGGCTCCGTCGAATACCCCGGAATAGCAGAAACCTTCACAAAAATATTCGGATGAACATGCAGATCCGCCGTCTCCTTCACCCAATACCCGATCGCATCGTCGACACACCGCGCCATGATCCCCATATGGTCGATGATGATCTTGAGCTCCGGATGCTTACCCGCGATCTCACCGAGCTCCGCCTTCCACACCGGAGCATGCACCATCGTCTTGATACCCAACTCCTCCGCCAGAGGCCAGTACCAGTCATTGGTGCCGTCGATCATCCAATTCCGGTCCTGCGGACGATGGAACGTCAACCGCGTCCCCTTCACATGCGGATTCTGCGCAAAATCCTTCATCATCGCCGCACCCTCGACCGGCTTGTTCTGCGGAATACGCGCCATGATCCCGAAACGATCCGGATGCGCCTCACACGCCTCCAACGCGTAATCGATCCGATCACCCTCCCACGACGGCGGCAGAATCAACGCCCGATCCACCCCCGCCTCATCCATCAACCCGAGAGCCTCCTCGTAACTGAACGACTCCTCCCGATGACCGTTCAACCGGATACGCTCACGCGCCCCCGGAAGCCACGGACGATCCGGAGCCTCGTCCTTCCAGATATGGATTTGCGAATCGACAATGAACATGGATCCTCTATTCTCGTTAATTAGTATTTGCGCCGGAATCAGGTGTAAACATCTGCGCTACAACGTATTCACCGATGGCCAGAGATGACGTCGCGGCCGGCGACGGAGCGTTGCGGACAGCCGTCACCGCGCCGAGCCTGCTGATCCGGAAATCGTCGACCAGAGTCCCATCGGCGTCGACGGCTTGGGCCCGCACGCCGGCCGGGGCCCGCACGACATCCTGAACGGTCAAGGCAGGGACGTATTCTCGCGCGGCCTTGACGTAGGCGCCCGTCGAAAACGACCCTCGCATCTCGTGGATTCCTGTTTTCCAATGCTGGCGGAAGAGCTTTCGCGACCCTGGCCACCGCAAGAGTTCGAAAAACTCGCGTATGTTCACGTCACGACGGCGATACCCCTCGCGGGCGGTCGCAAGAAGTGCATTCGGTCCGATATCCACGGCGCCGTCGACACGCGGGGTGAAATGGACACCGAGGAAGGGATAGGCGGGATCCGGGACCGGATACACCAAGCCGTTCACCAAGCCGTTTCGCGCCGGCACGAGCCTCAAGTACTCACCGCGAAAAGGGATGATTGCCGGTCCGGCTACATCGCCGGCAGCTCTTGCCACAGTGTCGGATTGGAGTCCGGCACACAGAACTACATGGTCGAACTCGTACGAGTCTTCCGCGTCTGTGACAATTGATGCCGTTGCGCCGTTCATCTGAATATCGCGAATCTTGGTGCGCAGCTTGATCTGCCCACCGGTGGCAACGATGTCCGCTGCCATTGCATGCGCCACGGCCGGGTAGTCGACGATCGCTGTTGTCGGAGAATGGAGCGCTGCGATACCCGCGACATTCGGCTCGATTTCGCGAAGTTCCTCCGGCCCGAGCCAACGAACATCGGGAACACCGTTGAGCCGTGCGCGTTCCTGCAAATCTCGCAGAGGCGCAATCTCGTCTTCGTTTCGCGCCACGATAACCTTGCCGATTTCGCGGTAGGTCAGTGTGTGTTCCGCACAGAACTGCTTGAGGAGGTCAACACCGCGTCGGCACAGCGTGGCTTTGAGAGACCCTGGGGTGTAATAGATTCCCGAGTGAACCACTCCCGAATTGTGGCCCGACTGGTGCGCACTCAGAACCGCTTCTTTTTCGAAGACCGTCACGTCGAAACCGTCGAGAGCGAGTTGTCGCCCGACTGCAAGGCCGACCAGCCCTCCGCCGACGATGCCGGCGCGCCGCGATCCCTCGGTCATCGCTCCACGTCCGTCCGAATCGCCACCGTCTTGACCCGCGTGTAGAAGCGTGGCCCCTCGAGTCCCTGTTCCTTGAACGCCGAGCCGGATTCTCCGAAGCCCCCGAACGGCATGTGCACGTCCCACCCGGTCGTCGGATGGTTCACCGAAACCTGGCCGGCTTCGAGTCGATCCGCGAAGAAATGTGCATTCTTCATCGACGACGTGAACACCGATGCAGCCAATCCGTAGGTCGTGTCGTTAGCCGCCGCCACTGCGGCGTCAATGCCGTCGACCACCGCGATTGCCACTACCGGACCGAATACCTCGTCGGTCCAGATCGGCATGGAGCGTTCGACATTGGTGACAACCGTGGGCGCAACCCAGCAACCGTGCTCGGCGATCTCGGCGGACAGTCCGTGCCCACCGACGACAACCTCGGCCCCACTCTCTCGGGCACGCTCGATATGCGCCAGAACATCGGCCTGGGCCCTCTTGCTCACCAGTGGACCCATTGCCGTCGCCGGGGCATCGCCGGGTCCCAGTCGAACTGCCGCAGCAGCCGCAATGATTCCACTGATCACCTCTGTTGCCACAGCCGCGTCCACCACGACACGACTCGTTGCGGTGCATCGCTGACCGGCCTGCCCGAAGGAAGCCGCGGCGATAGCGGCGACAGCCAGATCCACATCGGCGTCAGCAAGGACAACCGCGGCGTTCTTTCCACCCATCTCCGTTTGCAGTCGAACGTCACGACCAGCGAGACGTCGTTGAATCGACCGACCCACCGACGTGCTTCCGGTAAAGCTCACCGCATTGATTCGTGGATCGTCGAGAAGCGCGTCGCCGATCTCGGCGATTTTTCCGCTCGCCAGTCCGAGAACACCCGCCGGCAGTCCGGCATCATGTAGCGCCTGAGCGAGGTGCATGCTGACAACGGGAGTTTCGCTGGCTGCCTTGAGAACAACGGCATTTCCCGTATACAGCGCGGGGGCAAGCTTTCTGGCCGGTGTCAGGAGTGGGTCGTTCCAGGGCGTGACCAGGCACACGATGCCAACGGGCTCCGTGCGCACACTCGTCACGGTATTCGGGCGCGCATCGGCAAGTATCTGGCCCTGTGGCAATCGCGCCAGGCCGGCGTAATAGTCGAAGAAATCTGCCGCTTTTCCGACCTCTACAGCAGCCTCACCGGACGTCTTGCCCATTTCGGCGACCAGGTCGCTTGTGATCTCTGCGGCACGGGCACGCAAGTAATCGGCAGCCTTGGTCATGATCTGAGCCCGCTCCAGCACGGGGGTGTTCCGCCACACGTCGGCACCCACCGCGGCGGCGTCGTACAACTGGGTCACCTCTGCGGCCGTCATGGCCGCGACGCGCGCGACGGTGATACGGACGTCCACTGGATTGACGACCTCGAATGTGCGGTCCTCATCCGGACGGCGCCATTCACCGGCGACAAGACTGGGCAGAAGCCTGGGTTGAATCGTCAAACCGATCGTCCTCTCAACTAGGTCCCGAACATAGTTTCGGGACTTACAGAAATGGATGCTACGGCCACCGAATAGCAAAGAGGAGCACTGAATTCGCAAGCTAAGAATCACCACTCACGACGCGTTGCGTGCTCGCGCTACCCCGGCGGACAGGTCAATCTGTAGACGAACAACTTGACGGACATTCGAGGAGAACACCTATGACATTCGTATTGATCGCTCACTACCGCGCTCGCGAGTCGGCTATCGACACGGTAACGGAATCCCTGCGCAACATGGTCGAACCCAGCCGGGCTGAGCCGGGGAATATCGTCTACCGCGTCAACGGCTCATCTGTCGATCCCGCCGAGTTTCTCATTTTCGAGGAGTACGTGGACGAGTCTGCATTCGAAGCACATCTCGCGTCGCCCCACTTCGAGCGCCATCTTCGGGGCGGTGTGTTGCCGAACTTGGAAAGCCGTGTGCGACATGATCTTGTTCCACTCGAGCCACACTGACCACGGACATGAGCATCCCCTCTCCGACAACTATCGGGGAGGGGATGATTGTGCTGCACAGCAGATTACAGGTTTCGATCGGAAAGAATGCGCCGCATGCCGTCCACATACGCGTCATCACCGACCTGGACGACTCGGTATGTCGCAATGGGTTTTCTGCATGGCCTTCTCGTGGCCTCACCGGTCTCGAGGCTGAATCGGCCCTGATGTAAAAGACACTCGATCTCGACGGATTCTTCGACAAGCGGACCTTGGGCCAGTCGAAACGGTAGATGGGTGCATCGATTACCGACCGCATAGATCGTCTCACCGACCGCGAGAACCAAAATTTCTTCTCCGCCGACGGTCGTGACCACGCGTTCATTTCTCTCGACGAACTGAGCGATCGTGCCGACGCGAACCAGCCGTCCGGCTACGTGTTCTCCGTCAGTTTCAGGCACACTCATCCCAGGCTCCTCACAACTGTCGTCAGCCCCGACCGAGGCCGGCGACTACAGACACCACAACCGAACGATGAGGCAGCGGGTACGGTGTGCACCGCCCGATCGTGGTGTCCGGGTCGGCATGGATGGACCGAGAACCTGTCGGTATTCAGTTCATACATGCACGTCTGAATTCGTGTGGACGCGACTCACGCCTACACGAGGTGACGCTGGAAGTGCTCGATCGTCCGCTTCCACGTCTTTGCACCGGTGTCTTCAGGATCGTCCAGCTGGGAATGGCCCAGGAACGCGTGGCCCACGCCGGCAACGATCTCGTAGGAGAACTCGGAATTGACTTTCTCCGCGCGCGTTGCGTACCTGACAGGAACCTCGACCCCGATTCCATGGTCATCCTCGCCCCAGAAAGCCAGGACCGGTCCACTGAGGTCGTCGACCAGATCCAGAGGGCGCGGCGGGGGCATCACCAGAGTCGCCTGCGGTTCCGGGAATCCGTAGTACGACACCGTCACCAGATCGTCACGCAGAGACGCTAGATCGAGCGAATACGTTCCGCCCATGCAGAATCCGAGCGAGCCGACGCGATCGCCACCGATCTTGTCCTTCAACCACGTCGTCGCGGCGTCTAGATCACGAACAGTCTGGGCCTCGTCCAAGCTCTTACGCCGCGCGAACGCACTCTCCAGATCGGGACCCGCAGCGGGCCCCTGACGGAAGAAGAAGTCCGGCAACAGAACCGAGAATCCGGCAACAGCCAACCGCGACGCCAGGCAGATGTAGAACGGGCTCGGACCATGGATATCGGTATTGAGCACGATACCGGGACCGCCGCTGTCGACACTGAAGAGCGTCGCCGGCATGTCCACGTTCTCGCCGATCGAGATCGCGATGTCCTGGCGATCGACATTCGGTGTTACCTGACCTTCAGGAACCTCCGCATGACACATTTTGTTCTCCTTAATCAGGCGTGAATCGAAGTCGACCGTTCTCGATCGAACAGTTCGCTGGTGGTCAACCTTCGTGGCGTGATCGACTGAGCAGCACAGTATTCCAGGAACACATCCAGACTTCGCTGGTTGGCCTCGATCCCGTACGGCCAGAAGTCGGCGCCCAACAATCCCTTTGCCCGCTGCGCATGCGCCCCGCTCCACGGGAACGGATAGCTCGGTACGGTGAGACTCATCGACCGCTCGATAGAGCGGTTCTTCGCCTCGGTGAAGGCATTGATCAGTCCGTCGGCGATCTCCGGGTTTGCCTCGTATACGGATCGACGGAGAACCAACGTGTGCATGATCGGGAAGATCCCGGTCTTCTCCGCGTAAGCCATCTCGTCGAACGTGTACTTGGGAAAGAGCCGCTTGACCCGACGATCCCTATTTACAACGCATTCCGGAGGACGCGCACTGATCACGGCGTCCACCTTGCCGTCGATCAGCAATTGATCGAGCGAGGACTCGGGGGCAGCGGTGATATCGAAATCACTCGTGTCGAGGTCGACGGGCTCGGTGCGTCCCGGTTCGTTGACACCCGCCTGAACCCACCTGATCGACTTCAAGTCGACGCCGTAATCCGATGCCAGCAGACCGCGGACATACACACCAGCTGTCTGGCCCCACACCGGAATTCCGATTCGCCGACCGCTCAGATCCGCGGGTACCTGCGGACCATCGGCTCTGACGTAGATCGAACCGTGCCGGTAGGCCCTCGCCGGGAACACCGGCAGAACCACGAGCGAGTCATAGCCCTTGCCGCGGAGTGCCGTCGACACGGCCAACGACATCTCGGCGGCGTCCCACTCCCCTGCGAGGAAGCGAGAGAAGATCTCCTCCGGTGCGGCGAGCGTCGTACATTCGAGTTCGCACTCGGGTACGACAACACCACCGGTCCACAAATCGCGATTATGGTCGTAGTCGCCGAATCCGACACGGACCACAGGTTTTCCGCTCATCACCAGGTGCGATCGGGATGCCAGGTGAATTCGACGCGGTGGCCGTCGGGATCGACGAGGCTGCCGGTCTGGGACAAGTCGTGACCGCGGTACGGCTCCACGATGTATTCCTCTCCCACCTTGTCCAGGTGAACGAGGAATTCGTCCCAGTCGTCGACCTCGATCGCGAAGTGAATGAGACCCGTCTGCTCCTGGCCCTTCTCGACCGGCCGGAAGTGCAGATCGAAGTTACCGCGGGTCAGCAGCATGGTGCCCTTAGGCGGCGGCTTAACGGGGTGGACGCGGGTCATTTCGAAAACCCTGCCGTACCATTCCTCGGTCACCTCGAGGTCACTCGTGGGAAAGTTCACGTGATGAAGGCTGTGGGATACCGATTTCGTTGCCATGATTTCCTACCTCTTCTTCTGATGAGAAATGAGCAATGCCGAAAGCGCCTGTCGCGCTTTACCTAACGTTCAACTGATTTCTGGAGCGCGTGGCCCGGCGAAACGCCCGCATTACAGCGGAGCGACCATCGCCTCCATGACGCGCTGTGTCAGGCCCGGCTGATCCGCGTCCGGAGTGGGATGCTGCTGCCACTCGCCGATCTGGACACACGACTCGACAACCAGCTTGCAGCGATCGAAACGGCGACCGACGTAAGCCTCGAACGCCTTCTCGACGTCTGCGCCGTTTGCCTCGAGCTCCTCTGCCAGAACCACACCATCCTCGATCGCTTGAGCCGCGCCCTGCCCCAAGTGCGGCGTCACCGTATGTACGGCATCACCGATGAGAACGATGCGACCCTTGTGCCATGGCGCCGGAGCGATCAGGTACTCCTCCGGGCGCAGCACGATTTGTGCAGGATCGTTGAGGTGGTTGTCGCGAACCCATGCGGTCAACCCGCCGTAATCCTTGAGAAGATCGCGCAGGACGACGTGAAGTTGATCCGCCGGCGGACGGTACCCCTGCGGGCACGCGTAGTTAAGCCAGAAGTATGCAAGATCCGGGGCAATCGGAACGAATCCCGCGACGCCCGAAGGGCCACGTTGGAGAATGATGCGATCGATCTCGGGAATACGAGGCAAGTTGACGCGCCACGCCGACTGCCCGTTGTACCGGGGCTCCACACCCTCGGGAAGAACGTAAGGGCGCACTTCCGAACGTACACCGTCAGCGCCGACAACCAGTTCGTAGTTGTCCTGTTGACCATCGGTGAACACGGCCTCGACGTAATCGTCACCGGGTAGCAACTTTTCGATCGACTTGCTGTATTCGATGCGGATACCATCCGCCAAAGCGCGCCGGGTCAGGATCTGGTGCAGCTTAGGCCGGCCGATCCCGTTCATTGCCGGGTAGTTCTCGATCTTGGCACCCGCCATCTCCACCAGCGCATTGCCCTGCACATCGCACATGGTGCCCCAGACGGGACTGCTCTGGCCGGCCGCAAGGCAATCGTCGAGTAGACCGATAGCGTCCAACGCACGCAGGGCATTTGCGGGCTGGATAATGCCGACGCCGAAGACGGACGAATGCATATCCGGCTTCAGCTCGACCACATGGACGTCATATCCGACGCCGCGCAGTGCTATTGCCGTGGACAGACCGCCGATACCGGCACCAACAACCAGGATGTGCCCGCGCCCGTCGCCGGGACGATTCTCTTGAGTCACGTTCGCCTACCTTCCTTTGCCCTTTGGATTCTCTTCAGCCTAGAGCGCGCGTACCCCACTCCGCCCTACCTGATTTCGAATGATTAGCTTTCGCGCACAGTCGAATACAGGTCAGCGCTCGGCGACTGGCGCGCCACCCCAGGCAGCGAACTCCAGCGAAAATCCCGCAGCAGATACAACCGCCCTGCAAATCTCTTCGTCCTCATCTGCGGTTCCACCGGAGATGCCGATTCCGCCGACGATCTCGCCGTCGCGCTTGAGAGCGTATCCACCCTTCGTGGCCACGATCGGATGGTGACCCATCCGGCCGACTTGAGAGAAGAAGACCGGGTCGGATTCACTCCAGCCCTTCAGCATGAAGGTCGGCCGCTGCATAACTGCAGCCGAATACGCTTTCGACAGAGCGATACTCGGCGTCATCGGGCGTGCACCGTCCATTCGCTCTACCAGCACGGCAAATCCGCCGTAGTCGACCACTGCAATACTCAATGCCTTGCCCACACCAGCCGCGTGCTCACGCGCCTGATCGACCATCACTCGCGCCTCGGCGAATTCGAGCCTCATTACTGCTCCTTCCGTGCCGCCGTCGGCGACACTTCACTGACAATCGGATTGCTCAATGTGCCGATGCCGGAGATCGAGATATCGACCGTGTCTCCCGGCGACATCCCGACCATGGCGTCGGTTCCCATCCACAGCACGTCCCCGGGGGCGACGGTAACGTATTTCGAAAGCTCAACCAGATAGTCATATGGATCGAAGATCATTGCACCTGTATCGAATTCAGCATGAACTTCGTCGTTGACCCGCACCTCGGTGCGTGAGTGCATCGGATCGACGTCCGTTGCAATCCAGGGCCCCATCGGCTTGAACGTGTCACTGTTCTTGGCCCGCCAGAACGACCGGTCAGCGTGCTGCCAATTTCTGGCACTCACATCATTTCCGATTGTCCAGCCGAACACACTGTCAATCGCTTCGTCACGCGTGCACCGTCGCAAACTGCGACCGATCACAGCGACAAGTTCACCCTCGCTTTCGAAGCGTCCCTCGCAGTCCGACGGTTTGACGATCGGCTGTCGGTGCCCGATCAGCGCACTGGAGGCCCGATAGTTAACCTCGGGTCGCGTCGGAATCTCGGTGGCGGACATTCCGTGCAGCTGTGCATGTTTGATGTGACTGGTGTAGTTCATTCCGACGCAGAGAAACGACGACGGAATAACCGGCGGCGCAAATACTGCGCGTTCGAGCGATACGACCTGACCGGTCGACCGATATACCCCGAACGGCGAACCCTCGACGATTTCGATGACGTCGTCCGAGACGAAACCGTGACGCGTCGTTCCCTCGAGTTCGATTCGGCACCAACGCATCAGATCGCCATCCGGTGGGAAATGCGTTTGGTGACGAGGTAGCCGTCGAGCCCTTCCGACCCGCCCTCTCGACCGAATCCGCTCTCTTTGAATCCACCCGACGGTGCCTGAGGCACCGAACCACCGGCATGGTTGACGGACAGGATTCCGGCTTGAAGTCCGCGGGTCAGGACGTCGACCGTGTCGGCCCGGTGTGTGAAGGCGTACGCGGCCAACCCGAATGGTAGCGAGTTCGCCAGGCGCAGAGCATCATCAAGGTCCGCGTACGGAATGATCGGAACAATCGGCCCGAACGGCTCTTCCGTCATCACTGCGGCATCCATCGGGACCTCGGTCAAAACCGTGGGTGCATAGAAGAAACCGGGCCCCGGTAGTCGATTGCCTCCGGTGAGAACCTTCGCGCCACGTCGACGAGCATCCTCGACAAGGTTGTGGACTGACGACAGTCGTCGTTCGTTGACAAGCGGACCCATCTGCACCCCGGTGGTCAAACCGTTGCCCACCGTAATCTGCTCTGCTGCGAGAACAAAGGCGTCGACAAAGCTCTCGAAGAGGCTCTCGTGCACGAAGAACCTGCTCGGGGAAGTGCACACCTGACCGGCGTTGGCGAACTTCGCCCGCGCACTGGAGCGCGCCGCAGCAACTGGATCGACATCCGGGCAGACAATGACCGGAGCGTGCCCGCCAAGTTCCATCATCGACGGTTTCATGGCCGCCCCGGCCATGGCCGCGAGCGACTTGCCAACCGGCACAGATCCGGTGAAGGCGACGAGGCGGACGATCGGCGACGGGATCAGGTGCTCGGAAACTTCAGCCGGCACACCGAAAACTAGATTCAGGACAGACCCGGGCAGCCCTGCGTCTTCGAAGCATCGCACGAGCTCACACGCGGTGGCCGGTGTCTCCTCCGACGCCTTGATCACGATCGAGCAGCCCGCAGACAACGACGCCGCGATCTTGCGCATCGGGCTCCCGGCTGGGAAGTTCCAGGGCGTGAACGCCGCAACCGGACCAACCGGCTCACGCACGACGCTCAGCGTTTCACCAGGGCCGCGAGGGATGATCCGGCCATGCGCTCGCAACCCCTCTTCACAATTCCAGTCCAAAGTAGTTGCAACCCCGGCGAGTTCTCCTCGAGCTTCGGGGAGGGCCTTACCCTGCTCCATAGTCATGATGCGCGCGATCTCCGCTGACCGCTCGCGCAGAAGAGTGGCAGCTCGGTGCAAGATGTGTGCCCGTTTGTCGAGCGGCATGTCTCGCCACACCACAAAACCTCGCTCGGCCGCCGCCAGAGCGGCATCGAGGTCCGACTTCTCGGCCAGGGGCACGTAACCGAGGATCTCTTCGGTGGCGGGATTGACGATCGGCTCACGGCGCGAACCGCTCCCGTCGGTCCAGCGTCCATCGATGTACATCGCAATTTCGGGGTAGATACTCTCGACTGTCTCGGGTTCTCGAGCAGTCGGGGAAAGGCTTTGACTCATGACTCGCCATCCTTGTTCGTCAACATTGTCCAGCGGTGATGTGGAGGGGTGACCTCGTGAACGCGGGTTGTGTAGGTCTCGTCGACACGGTCCATGTCCGCGGCATACTCGGCGCGGCCCCCGCAGGGTGCATGGACGAATCGAAATACGTTGGACCCGACGGTATGACGTCCCAGACGCCTGGCCTCGCGCCAGCCGCGTTCGATCATCTGGTTCCCGCCGAGGATCACTTCGTCGAAGTTGCGAACCTCGTAGGAAATGTGGTTGATACCGGCCCGGTCGGGTCGGTGGCATAACAGCAAGTTGTGCTGATCGTCGTCACCTTCACACTGCATGAAGGTACCCATCGGCAGTACGTCATCGGTGATTCGGAAACCCAGCCGGTCCACGTAGAAGGCAACAGCCTCGCGGTGCCCGTCCTTGGGTATGTTCCACGCAACGTGACACATCCGCAGCGGGAACACCTGATCTGTCGGGGACGTCGGTACATTCCAACGCTTCACTGCACCATAGCGATTGGTTTCGTCCGTGGTCACGGGAGGCTCGACAATGTCGGCCACCGCCAAGCCCAGCCCGAAGCCGGTCTCGTCGTGAGTGTGCGCCACACCGTCGGCGTCTACCTCGACTACGCGGTCACGTCGCAGGTCCTCGATCACGTTGTCCAGACTCTGCTGAGTATCGATGCCCCACACAAGCTCACGTAACGTCGACCCAGACTCCACTGCCGGTGGAAGTGTGGGGTCATCCTCGCGCCGCAATTCCACTACTTGACCGACGCGAGTGACCAGTTCGGCGCCGATCCGATCCGCGGCCCGCAAGGTGAGACCGAAGTCTTCGAAGAACCGTACGCATGTTTCGAGGTCTTGAACCCCGTAGCGTGCACGCTCGATACGAAGGATTGCCACAGATTCGCGCTCCTTACTCCACGCCGGTCCCGGCACGGATTCTTGCCGCAAAGCAATTGCGCTTACACGGATTACGGTGAACGGTATTGCGCTCGAACCGCAACTTCAATGCCCTGTGCGTGCAGTTTGCGCATACTAATCGTTCGAAGAAAGACTCATACCGAGGCGTGTTGCGGCATCGGGTTCTTGGCAAACCAAGCTGAAATGTAGTCAAGGAAGACCCGCACCTTGCGCAATGTATGAACACCCGGCGAGTGAACGGCATACAGTGCCCGCGTGGGGGCGCTGTAACTCGGCAAAACTTGTTGCAGTACAGAACTTTCCAAATCTTCGGCCACCGTCCTGACGGGGAGCAGCGCCAACCCACGCCCGCGAACAGCAGCCTTGCGCAAAGTGAGGTAACTGTTCGACGAATACACCGGGGACTGTGGGCGCACGTGAGACTCGCGCCCTTCCGAGTCGAGTAGATGCCAAACGGGGTCGTTGGGATGAAGGAGACAGTCATGCTCACCCAGATCCTGATTGGTCAGTAGCGGACTGTGCGAGGCCAGGTATCCTGGCGAACCGCAGAGAACGAAGCGGATGTCCGCCACCTTCCGAATGAGCATCGTCGAGTCACGTAGATCCCGAGTGTGAAAGGCGACGTCATATCCTTGATCCAGAAAGTCGAAGGCCCGGTTCGACATCCCGCCGACTTCGAACCGGACTTGTATCTTGGGATGATCCACCGCAAAGTCTGCGATAGCTTCACCTAGATCCAGATTGCCGATCCACTTAGGACAGATGACCGCCAGCGGCCCCTCCGCCAGATCACGTAGTCCACGAATCGCAGCTTCCTCGGCGTCGAGTTC
The nucleotide sequence above comes from Rhodococcus sp. KBS0724. Encoded proteins:
- a CDS encoding thiamine pyrophosphate-dependent enzyme codes for the protein MNDRIDGGEAILAACRSIGIDIIFSSPGSEWAPMWEALAHQERDGVDGPRYIDLMHETLAVAMATGYGIVTRRPQMVLLHAVPGLLQGACGIHGALLAQVGMVVCSSESITYGETDVDPGQQWYRNLSIVGGPQNVAAPFTKWSTQVGSVETLYGSVVRAADIARRGPAGPVYLNVPVEVLLEPWDADRAAVRPAPAPGRRISLASEIDDAARRLLAAQRPVIITESAGRHPDGFDALLEFAELLSVPVIEPPAAVSTNFPRNHELHAGAAGSELIRDADLIILVCCRAPWYPPSDRPAAADVLVIDEVPHRQYIDYQILGADQYLEGEVGPTLRALSATVKSIGPDEWLVAQRRESRSAAARPAAASTPSTDAITAADLVDALREALDPEASVVDETITHSRVVADRLQADKPGRYQYVQGGLGQGIGVALGVKLAEPSREVALTIGDGSFLYNPIVQALAASKSLNLPILIVVINNHQYLSMKLNHLRFYPDGAAQTDQNFRGVNLHDQPSAASLVEPFGMLGLTVTRPDELGPALSRALASVRGGTTALVDVHVAR
- a CDS encoding amidohydrolase codes for the protein MFIVDSQIHIWKDEAPDRPWLPGARERIRLNGHREESFSYEEALGLMDEAGVDRALILPPSWEGDRIDYALEACEAHPDRFGIMARIPQNKPVEGAAMMKDFAQNPHVKGTRLTFHRPQDRNWMIDGTNDWYWPLAEELGIKTMVHAPVWKAELGEIAGKHPELKIIIDHMGIMARCVDDAIGYWVKETADLHVHPNIFVKVSAIPGYSTEPFPNLNIAKYVREMVDAMGPERCFFGTDITRLLGHGLTWTDTVEQFTEHFDFTEQELEWIMGRGIAECLDWPILSETDRPVLAQAQGQS
- the lhgO gene encoding L-2-hydroxyglutarate oxidase, which gives rise to MTEGSRRAGIVGGGLVGLAVGRQLALDGFDVTVFEKEAVLSAHQSGHNSGVVHSGIYYTPGSLKATLCRRGVDLLKQFCAEHTLTYREIGKVIVARNEDEIAPLRDLQERARLNGVPDVRWLGPEELREIEPNVAGIAALHSPTTAIVDYPAVAHAMAADIVATGGQIKLRTKIRDIQMNGATASIVTDAEDSYEFDHVVLCAGLQSDTVARAAGDVAGPAIIPFRGEYLRLVPARNGLVNGLVYPVPDPAYPFLGVHFTPRVDGAVDIGPNALLATAREGYRRRDVNIREFFELLRWPGSRKLFRQHWKTGIHEMRGSFSTGAYVKAAREYVPALTVQDVVRAPAGVRAQAVDADGTLVDDFRISRLGAVTAVRNAPSPAATSSLAIGEYVVAQMFTPDSGANTN
- a CDS encoding aldehyde dehydrogenase gives rise to the protein MTIQPRLLPSLVAGEWRRPDEDRTFEVVNPVDVRITVARVAAMTAAEVTQLYDAAAVGADVWRNTPVLERAQIMTKAADYLRARAAEITSDLVAEMGKTSGEAAVEVGKAADFFDYYAGLARLPQGQILADARPNTVTSVRTEPVGIVCLVTPWNDPLLTPARKLAPALYTGNAVVLKAASETPVVSMHLAQALHDAGLPAGVLGLASGKIAEIGDALLDDPRINAVSFTGSTSVGRSIQRRLAGRDVRLQTEMGGKNAAVVLADADVDLAVAAIAAASFGQAGQRCTATSRVVVDAAVATEVISGIIAAAAAVRLGPGDAPATAMGPLVSKRAQADVLAHIERARESGAEVVVGGHGLSAEIAEHGCWVAPTVVTNVERSMPIWTDEVFGPVVAIAVVDGIDAAVAAANDTTYGLAASVFTSSMKNAHFFADRLEAGQVSVNHPTTGWDVHMPFGGFGESGSAFKEQGLEGPRFYTRVKTVAIRTDVER
- a CDS encoding putative quinol monooxygenase, which codes for MTFVLIAHYRARESAIDTVTESLRNMVEPSRAEPGNIVYRVNGSSVDPAEFLIFEEYVDESAFEAHLASPHFERHLRGGVLPNLESRVRHDLVPLEPH
- a CDS encoding Rieske 2Fe-2S domain-containing protein; the protein is MSVPETDGEHVAGRLVRVGTIAQFVERNERVVTTVGGEEILVLAVGETIYAVGNRCTHLPFRLAQGPLVEESVEIECLLHQGRFSLETGEATRRPCRKPIATYRVVQVGDDAYVDGMRRILSDRNL